A genomic stretch from Hydrogenimonas urashimensis includes:
- a CDS encoding MlaD family protein, whose amino-acid sequence MADTHHHGHRAVEKGRGTLWLVWLIPIVALLMAGWLVYKHYTQKGVNIIVVFDSGKGLEVDKTPLVYQGIKIGTVTDINIDANDLYKVKATITVDPRAEKYVTRKGTKFIKVEPKISLTEVTGLDTILSGVYIDLYPAGRSKNEILAKPRQFHFNGLDRYPPKRYEKGLYLTLKAPKAAVRLNAPVLFKSFIVGKVIDKRLENDDVLYTVFIEDRYANLINSGTRFWKVSGAELQANLAGVKIKMDSLATLLAGGVAFETPEGNFSSKPKDLYTLYNSKLDTHLDENIITVVADKAYNVDPNFSSVMYKGFKVGKIISLHYDTKKSQTVFKIRLSKKFSHLANEKAWFWIVRPIVGIREVKGLNAILSGPYIAFDTLDINASPKKKFVLHDNPIPLKGKIIHLSAIHAESLKSGTAILYKDIPIGQINKVSLQPERKKLDIEAIIFEKYASFLNDSSMFYVKSGVEVEMSLTDIHIESASLETLVLGGVAMVTLDRKAPQTRDHFFIFKDYKSFHKARYLKLGGAEYHILMKELGSLSKGSPILYRKFKAGEIISYRYLPESDMIDVLIFIQKQFRTRINASTRFRNVSGIELKVDFPEIKLKTASMETVLTGGLCFETPDPKASPVKSGHRFRLFDETVLKKERYDTFELWLSDTHDIKPGTQLLYKNFPIGKVDRLTLKNNMIKAEVLIEKGYSHLLRSDSVIWLKTFQMDLNGVSNIGSAVSGPALALTPGVANDRSASFILSETAPPPTYGKTGLRIIVEGDRRSSLDVGSPLYYRQVPIGKVESWVLSDDATHVDITLFIEPRYAHLVRKNSKFYMAGAFGMDVSLLGVKIRTETLKTMISGGIGMAVPDNPGPVVEDGHIFPLFNEEKEEWKSWRPKL is encoded by the coding sequence ATGGCTGACACGCACCATCACGGGCACCGTGCCGTCGAAAAAGGGCGCGGCACACTCTGGCTCGTCTGGCTCATCCCCATCGTGGCTCTTTTGATGGCCGGCTGGCTCGTGTACAAACATTACACCCAGAAGGGGGTGAACATCATCGTCGTCTTCGACAGCGGCAAGGGTCTTGAAGTCGACAAGACCCCTCTTGTTTATCAGGGTATAAAAATCGGAACCGTCACCGATATCAACATCGACGCCAACGATCTTTATAAAGTGAAAGCCACGATTACCGTCGACCCGCGTGCCGAAAAATATGTCACACGCAAGGGTACCAAATTCATCAAAGTGGAGCCGAAAATCTCTTTGACCGAAGTGACGGGGCTTGATACGATTCTTAGCGGTGTCTACATCGACCTCTATCCTGCGGGGCGTTCGAAAAATGAGATACTGGCAAAGCCGCGGCAATTTCACTTCAACGGACTCGACCGCTACCCGCCCAAACGGTACGAAAAGGGTCTCTACCTCACCCTGAAAGCACCCAAAGCCGCTGTCAGGCTCAATGCGCCAGTGCTTTTCAAAAGCTTCATCGTGGGCAAAGTCATCGACAAAAGGCTTGAGAACGACGATGTGCTCTATACAGTCTTTATCGAGGACCGGTACGCAAATCTCATCAACAGTGGAACCCGATTCTGGAAAGTCAGCGGTGCCGAACTTCAAGCCAATCTCGCCGGCGTCAAGATCAAGATGGATTCGCTTGCGACACTTCTTGCGGGTGGAGTGGCATTCGAAACGCCTGAAGGGAACTTCTCTTCGAAGCCCAAAGATCTTTATACCCTTTACAACTCCAAACTCGACACCCATCTCGACGAGAACATCATTACCGTCGTGGCCGACAAGGCCTACAATGTCGACCCCAACTTCTCCAGTGTCATGTACAAGGGATTCAAGGTCGGAAAAATCATCAGTCTTCATTACGATACGAAAAAATCCCAGACCGTCTTCAAGATCAGACTGAGTAAAAAATTCAGTCATCTGGCCAATGAGAAGGCATGGTTCTGGATCGTGCGTCCCATTGTCGGAATCCGGGAAGTCAAGGGACTCAATGCCATTTTGAGTGGTCCCTACATCGCTTTTGACACCCTCGATATCAACGCATCGCCCAAAAAAAAGTTTGTGCTGCACGACAACCCGATTCCGTTGAAAGGAAAAATCATCCATCTCTCGGCGATTCATGCAGAATCCCTCAAGAGCGGCACTGCGATTCTGTACAAGGATATACCTATCGGTCAGATCAATAAAGTAAGCCTGCAGCCTGAGAGGAAAAAACTCGATATCGAAGCGATCATTTTCGAAAAATATGCCAGTTTTCTCAACGACTCCTCCATGTTCTACGTCAAAAGCGGCGTCGAGGTGGAGATGTCACTGACTGATATACACATCGAAAGCGCTTCTTTGGAAACTCTTGTGCTTGGCGGTGTGGCGATGGTCACACTCGATCGTAAAGCCCCGCAGACCAGAGACCACTTCTTTATCTTCAAAGACTACAAAAGTTTCCACAAAGCGCGTTATCTCAAATTGGGCGGCGCCGAATACCATATTTTGATGAAAGAACTCGGCTCACTGTCGAAAGGTTCGCCGATTCTATACCGGAAATTCAAAGCGGGTGAGATCATCTCCTACAGATACCTGCCGGAATCGGATATGATCGATGTGCTGATTTTCATACAAAAGCAGTTCAGGACCCGAATCAACGCCTCGACCCGTTTCAGGAATGTCAGCGGCATCGAACTGAAAGTCGATTTCCCGGAGATAAAACTGAAAACCGCTTCCATGGAAACGGTGCTTACGGGCGGGCTGTGTTTCGAGACACCCGATCCGAAAGCCTCCCCGGTAAAAAGCGGTCACCGTTTCCGGCTTTTCGACGAAACGGTTCTGAAAAAAGAGCGTTACGACACTTTCGAACTTTGGCTTTCGGATACACACGACATCAAGCCGGGCACACAGCTGCTCTACAAAAATTTTCCGATCGGCAAGGTGGATCGGCTGACACTCAAAAACAATATGATCAAGGCCGAAGTGCTCATAGAAAAAGGCTATTCCCATCTTCTCCGTAGTGATTCGGTCATCTGGCTCAAAACATTCCAAATGGACCTCAACGGAGTGAGCAATATCGGCAGCGCCGTTTCAGGCCCGGCTCTTGCATTGACGCCCGGAGTGGCGAACGACCGGTCGGCATCGTTCATCCTTTCCGAAACCGCCCCTCCCCCAACCTACGGGAAAACCGGGTTGCGCATCATAGTAGAAGGCGACCGGCGCAGCAGCCTCGATGTCGGTTCTCCTCTCTATTACCGACAGGTTCCCATCGGAAAGGTGGAGTCATGGGTACTCAGCGACGATGCCACCCATGTGGACATCACACTCTTCATTGAACCTCGATACGCGCATCTCGTTCGTAAAAATAGCAAATTCTATATGGCCGGCGCGTTCGGTATGGATGTGAGTCTTCTGGGTGTGAAAATACGCACGGAAACCCTGAAGACGATGATTTCCGGAGGTATCGGCATGGCGGTACCGGACAATCCCGGCCCCGTTGTCGAAGATGGGCACATATTTCCACTTTTCAACGAGGAGAAGGAAGAATGGAAGAGTTGGAGACCGAAACTTTGA
- a CDS encoding chemotaxis protein CheW codes for MSTQLEQVLKKQQQQQKAPAESEIENVIQLVGFMVGDEEFAVPILGIQEIIKPIEYTRVPKTPPYVLGVFNLRGSVLPLIDLRMKFGLSRSKENEDTRYMVIKHNDEIAGFVIDRLTQAMRIPESAIDPAPETIHNEQNLIYGVGKQEEKLVSILNVETLLRRDF; via the coding sequence ATGAGTACACAACTCGAACAGGTATTGAAAAAACAGCAGCAACAGCAGAAGGCACCGGCAGAAAGCGAAATAGAGAACGTCATCCAGCTGGTGGGCTTTATGGTGGGTGACGAAGAGTTTGCCGTGCCGATTCTGGGGATCCAGGAGATCATCAAACCCATCGAGTACACGAGGGTTCCCAAAACACCCCCTTACGTGCTGGGTGTCTTCAATCTTCGCGGAAGCGTCCTGCCACTCATCGACCTGCGGATGAAGTTCGGTCTTTCACGCTCGAAAGAGAACGAGGATACGCGCTATATGGTGATCAAGCACAACGACGAGATCGCCGGATTTGTCATCGACCGGCTCACGCAGGCGATGCGGATTCCGGAGAGCGCCATCGATCCCGCCCCCGAAACGATTCACAACGAGCAGAATCTCATCTACGGGGTCGGCAAACAGGAGGAGAAGCTGGTTTCGATTCTCAATGTCGAAACCCTTCTTAGACGCGATTTCTGA
- a CDS encoding hybrid sensor histidine kinase/response regulator: MDEFEEILEDFLIEAFEMIEQLDNDLIELENSPEDLDLLNRIFRVAHTIKGSSSFLNFDVLTHLTHHMEDVLNKARRGELVITPDVMDTVLESTDNMKALLEHIKQTGTDEGEIDVAPTVKRLEAVLSGTAGEPVEEEPVAREEETEPVAEEPDLSQMSEEEVEAEIERLLKERQEEDRRKREAKRRAQSTEEVPEIAKEGEAAEEPDLSQMSEEEVEAEIERLLKERQEEDRRKREAKRKAQEAEKIEGEAPMKGAPSSHKPAAAMPKREEKSQPPKDRKASLEQTIRVDVKRLDDLMNLIGELVLGKNRLLKIYDDVEERYEGEQFLEELNQVVSSISLVTTDLQIAVMKTRMLPIGKVFNKFPRMVRDLSRELHKEIELVISGEDTELDKSIVEEIGDPLVHIIRNSCDHGIERPEERVAKGKPAKGTVQLKAYNEGNHIIIEIVDDGKGLDPDMLKAKAMEKGLISEKEADQMSDKEAFMLIFKPGFSTAAKVTNVSGRGVGMDVVKSNIEKLNGIIEIDSEPGKGTTLKLKIPLTLAIIQSLLVSVQEEYYAVPLASVLETVRITPDEIQSVEGRSVLRLRDEVLPLVHLADIFDVERVFSMGEHAYVVIIGLAESKLGLIVDSLVGQEEIVIKSLGEYLKGIEGIAGATIRGDGRVTLIVDVGALMNMAKSVKSSLQNLENSEATSEKSSPADYNILIVDDSKTDRTIMRKALEPLGVTVTEATNGVEALNIMKDGSKLFDAALVDIEMPRMDGYTLASEIRKFNKFKSLPLIAVTSRTSRSDRLRGVEVGMTEYITKPYTPEYLMNVVARNINLDAEHRL; this comes from the coding sequence ATGGATGAATTTGAAGAGATACTGGAAGATTTTCTGATCGAGGCGTTCGAGATGATCGAACAGCTCGACAACGACTTGATCGAACTTGAAAACAGCCCCGAAGACCTTGACCTTCTGAATCGAATTTTCCGCGTGGCCCACACGATCAAAGGCTCAAGTTCGTTTCTCAACTTCGATGTTTTGACGCATCTGACACACCATATGGAGGATGTGCTCAACAAAGCGCGCCGGGGGGAGCTTGTCATCACCCCCGATGTGATGGATACGGTCCTCGAATCGACCGACAATATGAAAGCGCTGCTTGAGCATATCAAACAGACGGGAACCGACGAGGGTGAAATCGATGTGGCGCCCACGGTCAAGCGTCTTGAAGCGGTGTTGAGCGGTACGGCCGGCGAACCTGTCGAAGAGGAGCCTGTGGCTCGTGAAGAGGAGACGGAGCCGGTGGCCGAGGAGCCGGATCTTTCGCAGATGAGCGAAGAGGAGGTCGAGGCCGAGATCGAGCGGCTGCTCAAAGAGCGCCAGGAGGAGGACCGCAGAAAACGGGAAGCCAAGCGCAGGGCGCAGAGTACGGAAGAGGTACCCGAAATCGCGAAAGAGGGCGAAGCAGCCGAGGAGCCGGATCTTTCGCAGATGAGCGAAGAGGAGGTCGAGGCCGAGATCGAGCGGCTGCTCAAAGAGCGCCAGGAGGAGGACCGCAGAAAACGGGAAGCCAAGCGCAAGGCGCAGGAGGCGGAAAAGATCGAAGGGGAGGCGCCGATGAAGGGCGCACCCTCTTCGCACAAACCCGCCGCGGCGATGCCGAAAAGAGAGGAGAAATCCCAGCCGCCAAAAGATCGCAAAGCCAGCCTGGAGCAGACGATACGTGTCGATGTCAAGCGCCTTGACGACCTGATGAACCTGATCGGGGAACTTGTGCTGGGCAAAAACCGCCTGCTCAAAATCTACGACGACGTGGAGGAGCGATACGAAGGGGAGCAGTTCCTCGAAGAGCTGAACCAGGTCGTCTCCTCCATCTCCCTTGTAACGACCGATCTGCAGATTGCGGTCATGAAGACACGCATGCTGCCCATCGGCAAAGTCTTCAACAAATTCCCCCGGATGGTGCGCGATCTCTCCAGAGAGCTTCACAAGGAGATCGAACTGGTCATCAGCGGCGAGGATACGGAGCTCGACAAATCGATCGTCGAGGAGATCGGCGACCCGCTGGTTCATATCATTCGCAACTCCTGCGATCACGGCATCGAAAGACCCGAAGAGCGTGTCGCCAAAGGGAAACCGGCGAAAGGGACCGTCCAGCTCAAAGCCTACAACGAGGGGAACCATATCATCATCGAAATCGTCGACGACGGCAAAGGACTCGATCCCGACATGCTGAAAGCGAAGGCGATGGAGAAAGGGCTCATCAGCGAAAAAGAGGCGGATCAGATGAGCGACAAGGAAGCTTTCATGCTCATCTTCAAGCCCGGTTTTTCCACTGCGGCCAAAGTGACCAACGTCTCGGGCCGCGGTGTCGGAATGGATGTGGTCAAATCCAATATCGAAAAGCTCAACGGCATCATCGAGATAGATTCGGAACCCGGCAAGGGAACGACCCTCAAACTCAAGATTCCTTTGACGCTGGCGATCATACAGTCGCTGCTTGTCAGCGTGCAGGAGGAGTATTACGCGGTGCCGCTGGCTTCGGTTCTGGAGACGGTGCGAATCACCCCCGACGAGATTCAGAGTGTCGAAGGGCGAAGTGTGCTGCGCCTGCGCGACGAAGTGCTTCCGCTGGTGCATCTGGCGGACATTTTCGATGTGGAGCGGGTTTTCAGCATGGGCGAGCATGCCTATGTGGTCATCATCGGGCTGGCGGAGTCCAAACTGGGACTCATCGTCGATTCGCTCGTCGGGCAGGAAGAGATCGTCATCAAATCGCTCGGCGAGTATCTCAAAGGGATCGAGGGGATAGCAGGTGCCACGATCCGGGGCGATGGCCGGGTCACGCTCATTGTCGATGTGGGCGCTTTGATGAACATGGCCAAAAGTGTCAAGAGCTCTCTGCAGAATCTCGAAAACAGCGAGGCAACCAGCGAGAAGAGTTCGCCGGCCGACTACAATATCCTGATCGTCGACGACAGCAAAACCGACCGGACAATCATGCGAAAAGCCCTCGAACCGCTGGGTGTGACGGTGACGGAGGCGACGAACGGTGTCGAAGCGCTCAATATCATGAAAGACGGCAGCAAACTGTTCGATGCCGCTCTTGTCGATATCGAGATGCCCCGCATGGACGGATACACACTCGCGAGCGAAATCAGGAAGTTCAACAAGTTCAAAAGCCTTCCTCTGATCGCCGTAACAAGCAGGACGAGCCGAAGCGACCGTCTGCGCGGCGTCGAAGTGGGGATGACGGAGTACATCACCAAGCCCTACACACCGGAGTATCTGATGAATGTCGTCGCCAGAAACATCAACCTCGACGCGGAGCATAGATTATGA
- a CDS encoding methylenetetrahydrofolate reductase, which translates to MFEQLIKKLQDPKKSYITLETTPRHDALFTPVIETIDKLGIAKKVDGFSTTDNPLAKLKFNSIIAAHQLQQTFKKPTLATMTMRDRNKIALQSDLLGANSIDVRAILALTGDPAKISDQPQAKGVFESDSTMLLDIIKCFNAGIDYAGREFGIKPRPIYPFAVSNAFAKNPNTLLKKFIKKLDHGALGVITQPVFERENALMLLELFEEAKIKSGNRSSTLILGIFPVTRLKTAQFLASHVPGIHVPKNWIDALYEAQKKSEKEEERVGLALSREIFGSVREFHPKIHLMTANRFSLAQKLLEE; encoded by the coding sequence ATGTTCGAACAACTGATAAAAAAACTTCAGGACCCCAAAAAAAGCTACATCACCCTCGAGACGACGCCCCGGCACGACGCCCTTTTTACTCCCGTCATCGAAACGATCGACAAACTGGGCATCGCGAAAAAGGTGGACGGTTTCAGCACGACCGACAACCCGCTGGCGAAACTGAAATTCAACAGCATCATCGCCGCCCACCAGCTGCAGCAGACGTTCAAAAAACCCACTCTTGCGACAATGACGATGCGCGACCGCAACAAAATTGCGCTCCAGTCCGATCTGCTTGGCGCCAACAGTATCGACGTACGCGCCATTCTCGCCCTCACAGGCGACCCGGCCAAAATCAGCGACCAGCCCCAGGCCAAAGGGGTCTTCGAAAGCGACAGCACGATGCTGCTGGACATCATCAAATGTTTCAATGCCGGCATCGACTACGCGGGCAGGGAGTTCGGCATCAAACCCAGACCCATCTATCCCTTCGCCGTCAGCAACGCCTTCGCCAAAAATCCCAATACGCTTCTGAAGAAATTCATCAAAAAGCTCGATCACGGGGCGCTGGGTGTCATCACCCAGCCGGTTTTCGAACGGGAGAACGCTTTGATGCTGCTGGAGCTCTTCGAGGAGGCGAAAATCAAAAGCGGCAACCGCTCAAGCACGCTGATACTGGGTATTTTTCCTGTCACCCGTCTGAAGACGGCACAGTTTCTCGCTTCGCATGTACCGGGTATCCATGTGCCAAAAAACTGGATCGACGCCCTTTATGAGGCACAGAAAAAGAGTGAAAAAGAGGAGGAGAGAGTGGGGCTCGCTCTCAGCCGCGAAATTTTCGGAAGCGTCAGGGAGTTCCATCCGAAAATCCACCTGATGACGGCCAACCGCTTCAGCCTCGCGCAGAAGCTTCTGGAAGAGTAA
- a CDS encoding ABC transporter ATP-binding protein, with translation MERTQPGVLSLAAIFDRIRGYKKALVAGNAVAILATLVSVPTPLLIPVLVDEVLLHRSSTLTHWIDTHIMPMQTFGYVVTILLATVLLRFAYTALSILQTKIFMQISKDVTYKIRIDALEHLKRISMKAYETSRSGSIAAKLVTDVETIDTFIASTVSRLIISVLTLVGIAGVLLWIHWGLALFIIVLNPLVITFTTKLARRVSKLKKEENRAIEVFQSALTETLDLFGQIRASNQERRFFGALQERAKEVRQRSIAFGWKSDAASRISYLTFLAGYELFRAASILAVAFSDLSIGMMLAVFGYLWYMVTPVQDILGIQYALHNARAAIARINGIFAMPTEPAYGHRKNPFEAARVGVRLQDVSFGYSPGTQVLHAVHFEAKPGRRVALVGASGSGKTTLAQLIVGFYPPESGTLAFNGVDIREIGLDRVRTHVNLVLQSPKLFHDTIRFNITLGRDVPEKRIWDALEMAQMRAVIESFESGLETVVGREGIKLSGGQRQRIAIARMIVADPKIAILDESTSALDVHTEARLYEALEPFFAARTTITIAHRLSTIRKADYIYILENGHIVEEGTHEELLKKEGVYMGYIKQSGECDGVV, from the coding sequence ATGGAGCGGACGCAACCGGGCGTACTCTCCCTGGCGGCCATTTTCGATCGTATCAGGGGCTATAAAAAAGCCCTTGTGGCCGGAAATGCTGTCGCCATTCTCGCCACACTGGTGAGTGTGCCCACACCTCTGCTCATTCCGGTGCTCGTGGACGAGGTGCTTCTGCACCGTTCCAGTACCCTGACACACTGGATCGACACCCATATCATGCCGATGCAGACTTTCGGCTATGTCGTGACGATCCTGTTGGCCACGGTCTTGCTGAGATTCGCTTACACGGCCCTGAGTATTCTGCAGACCAAAATTTTCATGCAGATTTCCAAAGATGTCACCTACAAAATCCGTATCGATGCCTTGGAACATCTCAAACGGATTTCGATGAAAGCCTATGAGACGTCCCGTTCCGGCTCCATCGCCGCGAAACTGGTGACCGATGTTGAGACCATCGACACTTTCATCGCCTCGACGGTGAGCCGGCTCATCATCTCCGTTTTGACTCTGGTTGGCATTGCGGGCGTTCTGCTCTGGATCCACTGGGGACTGGCACTTTTCATTATCGTCCTCAATCCGCTGGTCATCACTTTCACGACGAAACTGGCGCGCAGAGTCTCGAAGCTCAAAAAAGAGGAGAACCGGGCAATCGAGGTTTTTCAGTCGGCACTCACCGAAACTCTCGATCTTTTCGGACAGATCCGTGCCTCGAACCAGGAACGACGTTTTTTCGGTGCATTGCAAGAGAGGGCGAAAGAGGTGCGGCAGCGCAGTATCGCATTCGGATGGAAGAGCGACGCTGCAAGCCGTATCTCCTATCTGACCTTTCTGGCGGGCTATGAACTCTTCCGTGCCGCAAGCATCCTGGCTGTCGCTTTCAGCGACCTCTCCATCGGAATGATGCTGGCGGTATTCGGGTATCTCTGGTACATGGTAACACCCGTGCAGGATATTTTGGGTATCCAGTACGCCCTGCACAATGCCAGGGCCGCCATCGCCCGTATCAACGGTATTTTCGCCATGCCCACCGAGCCGGCTTATGGCCATCGGAAAAATCCCTTCGAAGCAGCAAGGGTGGGGGTGAGACTGCAGGATGTGAGTTTCGGGTATTCACCCGGGACGCAGGTGCTCCACGCGGTGCATTTCGAAGCCAAACCTGGCAGGCGTGTGGCGCTGGTGGGTGCCAGCGGATCGGGAAAGACGACGCTCGCGCAGCTGATCGTGGGGTTCTATCCACCTGAGAGCGGCACTCTCGCATTCAACGGTGTCGATATCAGAGAAATCGGTCTTGACAGGGTCAGGACCCATGTCAACCTGGTGCTTCAAAGCCCGAAACTCTTCCATGACACGATACGTTTCAACATCACCCTGGGCCGGGATGTTCCCGAAAAGAGAATATGGGATGCCCTGGAGATGGCCCAGATGAGAGCGGTGATCGAGAGTTTCGAAAGCGGGCTGGAAACGGTTGTGGGACGGGAAGGCATCAAACTTTCCGGCGGGCAGCGCCAGCGTATCGCCATCGCCCGTATGATCGTCGCCGATCCGAAAATCGCGATTCTCGACGAATCGACGTCGGCACTGGATGTCCACACCGAAGCCCGTCTCTACGAGGCACTGGAACCCTTTTTCGCGGCCCGTACGACGATCACGATCGCCCACCGCCTCAGTACGATACGCAAGGCCGATTATATCTATATTCTCGAAAACGGCCATATCGTCGAAGAGGGTACACACGAAGAACTTTTGAAAAAAGAAGGAGTCTATATGGGATACATCAAACAGTCAGGAGAGTGTGATGGAGTGGTTTGA
- a CDS encoding tetratricopeptide repeat protein, whose amino-acid sequence MSKYFEMAADLYQKGDRVSAFNAFLELAIDGDADAQAMVGFMLENGEGCEQNVEEAFGWYQKAADQGQHVALFNLGQMLRSGKGCPTDEKAAFEAFMKSAWAGNVHAMFEAAQMMEAGAGTPLNLERAANWYETAAQYGHTEAQNCIGAMYQEGQGVAKDYEKARRWYEKAAEQGHPRAMYNLGMLYDKGWGVEQNSEKALEWCRKAAHAGHDKAKSIIRRLQEEGKIVF is encoded by the coding sequence ATGAGCAAATATTTTGAAATGGCTGCGGATCTGTATCAAAAAGGGGACAGGGTTTCGGCTTTCAACGCGTTTTTGGAACTGGCTATCGACGGGGATGCCGACGCCCAGGCAATGGTGGGGTTCATGCTCGAAAACGGCGAAGGGTGCGAGCAGAATGTGGAAGAGGCGTTCGGATGGTACCAGAAGGCCGCGGACCAGGGACAGCATGTGGCTCTTTTCAACCTGGGGCAGATGCTTCGAAGCGGCAAAGGGTGTCCCACAGACGAGAAGGCGGCGTTCGAGGCTTTCATGAAATCGGCCTGGGCCGGCAATGTCCATGCCATGTTCGAAGCGGCCCAGATGATGGAGGCCGGGGCGGGTACTCCCCTCAACCTAGAACGCGCCGCCAACTGGTACGAAACGGCGGCTCAGTACGGCCACACGGAGGCGCAGAACTGTATCGGCGCCATGTACCAGGAGGGCCAGGGAGTCGCGAAAGATTACGAAAAGGCGCGCAGATGGTATGAAAAGGCTGCCGAACAGGGCCATCCCAGGGCAATGTACAACCTGGGAATGCTCTACGACAAAGGGTGGGGAGTGGAACAAAACAGCGAAAAAGCCCTCGAATGGTGCCGCAAAGCGGCCCACGCCGGACACGACAAGGCCAAGAGCATCATTCGTCGTCTCCAGGAAGAGGGAAAGATCGTCTTTTAG
- the serB gene encoding phosphoserine phosphatase SerB yields MKLVVFDFDSTLMDGETIDFLAEPLGLKEKVAVITERAMRGELDFFESLTTRVQLLEGLSVEEVDAICRNLPLMPGAEETVRRLKERGHKVVVFSGGFRNATGHAREMLGFDADFSNVLHARDGRLTGLVGGDMMFDFSKGDMLQRLQRLLGIGAEDTVAVGDGANDRSMFAHAGTRIAFCAKEILKKEADVVIDTKDLTRVLSHIDG; encoded by the coding sequence GTGAAACTCGTTGTATTCGATTTCGATTCGACATTGATGGATGGGGAAACCATCGATTTTCTGGCCGAGCCCCTGGGGTTGAAGGAGAAAGTGGCTGTCATCACCGAGCGGGCGATGCGGGGGGAACTCGATTTTTTCGAAAGCCTAACGACCCGTGTCCAGCTGCTCGAAGGGCTCTCTGTCGAGGAGGTCGACGCCATCTGCCGAAATCTTCCCCTGATGCCGGGTGCGGAAGAGACGGTTCGCAGACTCAAGGAACGGGGCCACAAGGTGGTCGTCTTCAGCGGCGGTTTCAGAAACGCCACGGGTCATGCCCGCGAGATGCTCGGTTTCGACGCCGACTTTTCCAACGTGCTTCACGCCCGTGACGGACGCCTGACGGGACTGGTCGGAGGCGACATGATGTTCGACTTTTCCAAAGGCGATATGCTTCAGCGTCTTCAGCGGCTGCTGGGTATCGGTGCCGAAGATACCGTTGCCGTCGGCGACGGCGCCAACGACCGGAGCATGTTCGCCCATGCAGGGACGCGCATCGCCTTCTGCGCCAAGGAGATATTGAAAAAAGAGGCCGATGTCGTCATCGACACCAAAGACCTGACCCGGGTTCTTTCGCATATCGATGGATAA
- a CDS encoding undecaprenyl-diphosphate phosphatase: MEWFDALILGIVEGVTEFLPVSSTGHLILASKLMGIAQTDVHKTFEVVIQLGSILAVIFAFKEKIFHSIELWKRLIVGFIPTAVLGFTLYKIIKSLFAPETVAYMLVIGGIVFILVELLYKEKEHHVAHVEDVSYKQAFAIGLFQSLAMVPGTSRSGATIIGGLLIGLKRKTATEFSFLLAVPTMLAATAYDILKHHSEFDFSDAQALGIGFVTAFFVALVIIKWFLAFIKKHTFIPFGIYRIIVGLIFLGVVL; encoded by the coding sequence ATGGAGTGGTTTGACGCACTGATACTTGGAATCGTCGAAGGGGTGACGGAGTTCCTGCCGGTCTCCTCCACGGGACACCTGATTCTTGCCTCGAAACTGATGGGCATCGCGCAGACCGATGTGCACAAAACCTTCGAAGTCGTAATCCAGCTGGGCTCGATCCTGGCGGTGATCTTCGCGTTCAAAGAGAAGATATTCCACAGCATCGAGCTGTGGAAACGGCTGATTGTAGGGTTCATTCCCACGGCGGTGCTAGGTTTTACGCTCTACAAGATCATCAAGTCCCTTTTCGCGCCCGAGACGGTGGCTTACATGCTGGTCATCGGAGGTATCGTTTTCATTCTCGTCGAACTGCTTTACAAGGAGAAGGAACACCACGTGGCCCATGTCGAGGATGTCAGTTACAAACAGGCCTTTGCCATCGGTCTCTTCCAGTCCCTGGCGATGGTGCCCGGTACCTCGCGATCGGGGGCGACGATCATCGGCGGTCTGCTGATTGGGCTCAAAAGAAAGACTGCCACCGAATTCAGCTTTCTGCTGGCCGTCCCCACGATGCTGGCCGCCACGGCCTACGATATTCTCAAGCATCACAGCGAATTCGATTTTTCCGACGCGCAGGCGCTGGGTATCGGCTTCGTTACCGCTTTTTTCGTGGCTTTGGTAATCATCAAGTGGTTCTTGGCGTTTATCAAAAAGCATACGTTCATACCTTTCGGGATTTACCGTATAATCGTCGGACTGATTTTTCTCGGAGTGGTATTATGA